In one Lycium barbarum isolate Lr01 chromosome 7, ASM1917538v2, whole genome shotgun sequence genomic region, the following are encoded:
- the LOC132603493 gene encoding protein IMPAIRED IN BABA-INDUCED STERILITY 1-like: MGCVASKQFVSVTPACDQYSGTLRENDDSKNDALVPEFDLKKRGNDELGELGKTSSNGCGSESASFKLGNLQKYVGGEQVAAGWPAWLTTFASEAIHGWLPLKPESFQKLEKIGQGTYSSVFRARDLESGRTVAMKKVRFDNFEPESVRFMAREIMILRRFDHPNIMKLEGIITSRLSSSVYLVFEYMEHDISGLLSCPEVKFSESQVKCLMKQLLSGLDHCHSRGVMHRDIKGANLLVNNEGVLKVADFGLANFSNLGQKQPLTSRVVTLWYRPPELLLGSTDYGASVDLWSIGCVFAEILTGKPILQGRTEVEQLHKIFKLCGSPADDYWKKSKLPHATVFKPQHPYENCLWNTFKDLPESAVSLIDILLSVEPHKRGTASSALASEYFKTKPHACDPSSLPKYPPSKEIDAKHREDAIRKKPSGRARGPDLTRKLTRKQNALSKLAPEENLPIQNKGGHKSDSNTVTTQKEERDSITSLERRKPPVDVMVETSHVKNASQGDVPFSGPLQISGSSGFAWAKRRFDDSSVRSRRRSSARSLIFEPSLALHLENNMEPKIQHNYELTSANQTNSIGHDTAEPIKHAIHRRWSQLEHPDSFDASDGYHSQELSLALYLKEETAIKRINLVEDQGDKVDFSGPLMAESQTHRVEELLEKHESQIHPAVRGSWFQRGLKLH; the protein is encoded by the exons ATGGGCTGTGTGGCCTCAAAGCAGTTCGTGTCCGTAACACCTGCATGTGATCAATATTCAGGTACTCTAAGAGAAAATGACGACAGCAAGAATGATGCATTGGTGCCTGAATTTGATTTGAAGAAGAGAGGAAATGATGAGTTGGGTGAATTAGGAAAGACAAGTTCCAATGGTTGTGGTAGTGAGTCAGCGAGTTTCAAGCTAGGGAACTTGCAGAAGTATGTGGGAGGAGAGCAAGTGGCTGCAGGTTGGCCAGCATGGCTTACTACATTTGCAAGTGAAGCTATTCATGGCTGGTTGCCACTCAAACCTGAGTCTTTTCAGAAATTAGAAAAG ATAGGTCAGGGTACATATAGCAGCGTATTCAGAGCTCGTGATTTAGAAAGTGGAAGGACAGTTGCAATGAAGAAAGTGCGATTTGATAATTTTGAGCCAGAAAGTGTTAGATTTATGGCACGAGAAATTATGATTCTTCGCAGGTTTGACCATCCCAATATAATGAAGTTAGAGGGGATAATTACCTCCAGATTATCTTCTAGTGTATATCTAGTGTTTGAGTACATGGAACATGATATTTCAGGACTCCTGTCATGTCCTGAAGTCAAGTTCAGTGAATCACAG GTTAAATGCTTAATGAAACAGTTATTATCTGGACTTGACCATTGTCATTCTCGAGGTGTAATGCATCGGGATATCAAAGGTGCAAATCTTCTGGTTAATAATGAGGGAGTTCTGAAGGTTGCAGACTTTGGATTGGCGAACTTCTCTAACCTTGGACAGAAGCAACCACTGACCAGTCGAGTTGTCACTTTATGGTATCGTCCTCCTGAGCTTTTGTTGGGCTCAACAGATTATGGAGCTTCTGTGGATCTCTGGAGTATTGGATGTGTGTTTGCAGAAATTCTTACTGGTAAACCAATCCTTCAGGGGAGAACTGAG GTTGAACAGCTGCATAAAATTTTTAAACTTTGTGGATCTCCAGCAGATGATTACTGGAAGAAATCTAAACTCCCTCACGCGACTGTATTTAAACCACAGCATCCTTATGAGAATTGTCTTTGGAACACCTTTAAAGATCTACCAGAAAGTGCAGTTTCACTCATAGATATTCTTCTTTCTGTTGAGCCACACAAACGTGGAACTGCTTCTTCTGCCCTTGCATCTGAG TACTTCAAGACAAAGCCTCATGCTTGTGATCCTTCAAGCCTACCAAAGTACCCACCAAGCAAAGAGATTGATGCTAAACACCGTGAAGATGCAATAAG GAAGAAGCCAAGTGGAAGAGCCCGCGGACCAGACTTGACAAGAAAGTTAACCAGAAAACAGAATGCACTCAGTAAACTGGCACCAGAAGAG AATTTACCCATCCAAAATAAAGGTGGTCATAAAAGTGACAGCAATACTGTAACTACTCAAAAAGAAGAGAGAGATAGCATTACAAGTCTTGAGCGACGTAAGCCGCCAGTTGATGTGATGGTAGAGACTTCCCATGTCAAGAATGCATCTCAAGGTGATGTCCCCTTTTCAGGTCCACTTCAAATTTCAGGATCAAGTGGCTTTGCATGGGCAAAAAGAAGGTTTGATGATTCATCAGTAAGATCACGAAGGAGATCTAGTGCGAGAAGCCTTATTTTTGAACCTTCACTTGCATTGCATTTGGAAAATAACATGGAGCCAAAAATACAACATAACTATGAACTTACCAGTGCAAATCAGACCAATTCTATAGGCCATGATACCGCTGAACCCATCAAGCATGCAATTCATAGACGTTGGAGCCAATTAGAGCATCCAGATTCCTTTGATGCTTCTGATGGCTACCACTCACAAGAACTGTCGCTGGCACTATATCTTAAAGAGGAGACAGCTATCAAGAGAATCAATTTG GTAGAGGATCAAGGGGACAAAGTAGATTTTTCTGGACCACTAATGGCTGAGTCTCAAACACACAGAGTTGAAGAACTCCTAGAGAAACATGAGAGCCAGATCCACCCGGCAGTTCGAGGATCGTGGTTCCAAAGAGGATTAAAGCTTCACTAA